A region from the Malus domestica chromosome 07, GDT2T_hap1 genome encodes:
- the LOC103436086 gene encoding methionine aminopeptidase 1A has translation MAGGDVAEPASLSCASCGKPAHLQCPKCVQLKLPREAAAFCTQDCFKASWNSHKSVHLKAKSSEAGSGTPEEEGWLYCLRKGQARTAKLPYFDWTGALRPYPISSKHIVPAHIDLPDWASDGIPKAEPNSDLQRVVEIKTADQIERMRETCRIAREVLDAAARVIRPGITTDEIDQVVHEATIAAGGYPSPLNYHFFPKSCCTSVNEVICHGIPDARKLEDGDIINVDVTVYYKGVHGDLNETYFVGNVDEESQRLVQSTYESMEKAISIVKPGMRFREVGEVINRHVTMSGFSVVKSICGHGIGELFHCAPNIPHYTRNKAVGVMKAGQTFTIEPMINAGVWRDRMWPDGWTAVTADGQRSAQFEHTLLVTETGVEVLTARLPSSPKVFPWLNA, from the exons ATGGCAGGTGGTGATGTCGCCGAACCAGCTAGCTTGTCCTGTGCCAGTTGCGGCAAGCCTGCCCATCTTCA GTGTCCCAAATGTGTGCAATTAAAGCTCCCTCGCGAAGCTGCTGCTTTCTG CACTCAGGATTGTTTTAAGGCTTCTTGGAACTCTCACAAATCCGTGCATCTAAAAGCCAAGTCGTCTGAAGCTGGGTCGGGTACTCCAGAGGAAGAAGGCTGGCTATATTGCTTGAGGAAAGGACAAGCTCGAACGGCAAAGCTTCCGTATTTTGATTGGACTGG GGCACTGAGGCCGTATCCTATATCTAGTAAGCATATAGTACCTGCTCATATTGATCTGCCTGATTGGGCATCCGAT GGGATTCCAAAAGCTGAGCCCAATAGTGATCTGCAGCGCGTTGTTGAG ATCAAGACGGCGGATCAAATTGAGAGAATGCGAGAAACTTGTCGA ATTGCAAGGGAGGTTTTAGATGCCGCTGCTCGTGTAATACGGCCTGGTATCACAACAGATGAAATTGATCAGGTGGTCCATGAGGCTACTATTGCTGCTG GTGGATATCCATCTCCTCTCAACTACCATTTTTTCCCCAAGTCTTGCTGCAC GTCAGTCAATGAAGTAATTTGCCATGGTATTCCTGATGCCAG GAAATTAGAGGATGGTGATATAATCAATGTTGATGTGACTGTGTATTATAAAGGCGTCCATG GTGATTTAAATGAAACATACTTTGTGGGAAATGTTGATGAAGAGTCTCAACGGCTAGTCCAATCTACTTATGAGAGCATGGAGAAAGCAATATCCATCG TAAAACCTGGAATGCGATTCCGTGAAGTTGGTGAAGTCATTAATCGCCATGTAACTATGTCGGGATTCTCTGTG GTGAAATCAATTTGTGGTCATGGTATTGGGGAGCTTTTTCATTGTGCACCAAATATTCCCCATTACACAA GAAACAAAGCAGTTGGTGTAATGAAAGCTGGACAGACTTTTACAATTGAACCCATGATAAATGCAG GGGTTTGGCGTGATCGGATGTGGCCTGATGGATGGACAGCTGTTACAGCAGATGGCCAGCGCAGTGCACAGTTTGAGCACACACTTCTG GTGACAGAGACTGGAGTTGAAGTTCTTACAGCTCGGTTGCCATCATCACCCAAAGTGTTCCCTTGGTTAAATGCTTAA
- the LOC103409258 gene encoding methionine aminopeptidase 1A-like isoform X2: MQVDIHLLSTTIFSPSLAARRSVNEVICHGIPDARKLEDGDIINVDVTVYYKGVHGDLNETYFVGNVDEESQRLVQSTYESMEKAISIIKPGMRFREVGEVINRHVTMSGFSVVKSYCGHGIGELFHCAPNIPHYTRNKAVGVMKAGQTFTIEPVINAGVWRDRMWPDGWTVVTADGKRSAQFEHTLLVTETGVEVLTARLPSSPKVFPWLNA, from the exons ATGCAGGTGGATATCCATCTCCTCTCAACTACCATTTTTTCCCCAAGTCTTGCTGCACGTAG GTCAGTCAATGAAGTAATTTGCCATGGTATTCCTGATGCCAG GAAATTAGAGGATGGTGATATAATCAATGTTGATGTGACTGTGTATTATAAAGGCGTCCATG GTGATTTAAATGAAACATACTTTGTGGGAAATGTTGATGAAGAGTCTCAACGGCTAGTCCAATCTACTTATGAGAGCATGGAGAAAGCAATATCCATCA TAAAACCTGGAATGCGATTCCGTGAAGTCGGTGAAGTCATTAATCGCCATGTAACAATGTCGGGATTCTCTGTG GTGAAATCATATTGTGGTCATGGTATTGGGGAGCTTTTTCATTGTGCACCAAATATTCCCCATTACACAA GAAACAAAGCAGTTGGTGTAATGAAAGCTGGACAGACTTTTACAATTGAACCCGTGATAAATGCAG GGGTTTGGCGTGATCGGATGTGGCCTGATGGATGGACAGTTGTTACAGCAGATGGCAAGCGCAGTGCACAGTTTGAGCACACACTTCTG GTGACAGAGACTGGAGTTGAAGTTCTTACAGCTCGGTTGCCATCATCACCCAAAGTGTTCCCTTGGTTAAATGCTTAA
- the LOC139197718 gene encoding uncharacterized mitochondrial protein AtMg00820-like codes for MPLTIGNENSEIIETEESPHETHIIDSPNLIQLVSDDEYVPGSNIASTSQGLTPSNTPVKLRSLEDINARCHMTIIEPETYHDAIEDKAWKEAMEAEIETIENNGTWELVERPADKPVIGVKWVFKTKLNLDGTVQKHKARFVAKGYAQKPGIDYNETFAPVAWLDTIRTLIALATQKGWKLFQLDVKSAFLNGVLEEEVYTEQPEGFEVENASHKVYKLKKTLYGLK; via the coding sequence ATGCCTCTCACCATTGGAAATGAAAATTCTGAGATAATTGAAACTGAAGAATCCCCTCATGAAACTCACATCATTGACTCTCCAAATCTCATTCAATTAGTCTCAGATGATGAATATGTCCCTGGAAGCAACATTGCCAGTACCAGTCAAGGTTTAACACCAAGCAATACACCAGTAAAGCTGAGAAGCTTGGAGGACATCAATGCAAGATGTCATATGACCATTATTGAACCTGAAACCTATCATGATGCTATTGAAGACAAAGCATGGAAGGAAGCAATGGAAGCTGAGATTGAAACTATTGAAAATAATGGAACTTGGGAGCTGGTGGAAAGGCCTGCAGACAAACCAGTCATAGGAGTcaaatgggtgttcaaaacCAAGTTGAATCTGGATGGAACAGTTCAAAAACATAAGGCTAGGTTTGTGGCAAAAGGGTATGCCCAGAAACCTGGTATTGATTATAATGAAACATTTGCCCCAGTGGCATGGTTAGATACAATTAGAACCTTGATTGCACTTGCAACACAAAAGGGTTGGAAGCTGTTCCAATTAGATGTTAAGTCAGCCTTCTTGAATGGAGTACTTGAGGAGGAGGTTTACACTGAGCAACCAGAGGGTTTTGAAGTTGAAAATGCAAGTCACAAGGTCTATAAGTTAAAGAAGACTCTCTATGGTTTGAAGTAG
- the LOC103409258 gene encoding methionine aminopeptidase 1A-like isoform X1, with protein sequence MKQCGYPSPLNYHFFPKSCCTSVNEVICHGIPDARKLEDGDIINVDVTVYYKGVHGDLNETYFVGNVDEESQRLVQSTYESMEKAISIIKPGMRFREVGEVINRHVTMSGFSVVKSYCGHGIGELFHCAPNIPHYTRNKAVGVMKAGQTFTIEPVINAGVWRDRMWPDGWTVVTADGKRSAQFEHTLLVTETGVEVLTARLPSSPKVFPWLNA encoded by the exons ATGAAGCAGT GTGGATATCCATCTCCTCTCAACTACCATTTTTTCCCCAAGTCTTGCTGCAC GTCAGTCAATGAAGTAATTTGCCATGGTATTCCTGATGCCAG GAAATTAGAGGATGGTGATATAATCAATGTTGATGTGACTGTGTATTATAAAGGCGTCCATG GTGATTTAAATGAAACATACTTTGTGGGAAATGTTGATGAAGAGTCTCAACGGCTAGTCCAATCTACTTATGAGAGCATGGAGAAAGCAATATCCATCA TAAAACCTGGAATGCGATTCCGTGAAGTCGGTGAAGTCATTAATCGCCATGTAACAATGTCGGGATTCTCTGTG GTGAAATCATATTGTGGTCATGGTATTGGGGAGCTTTTTCATTGTGCACCAAATATTCCCCATTACACAA GAAACAAAGCAGTTGGTGTAATGAAAGCTGGACAGACTTTTACAATTGAACCCGTGATAAATGCAG GGGTTTGGCGTGATCGGATGTGGCCTGATGGATGGACAGTTGTTACAGCAGATGGCAAGCGCAGTGCACAGTTTGAGCACACACTTCTG GTGACAGAGACTGGAGTTGAAGTTCTTACAGCTCGGTTGCCATCATCACCCAAAGTGTTCCCTTGGTTAAATGCTTAA